From Microbacterium sp. 10M-3C3:
AGACCGAGTCGTCGACCGTGACGATCGCCGCCCGCGGCGAGCTGGCAGAGCCGTTCGCACGTGCCGAGCTCGTCGCGCTCCTGGGGGCGCGGGCATGAGCGTGATCATGGGCATCGTCAACGCCACGCCCGACTCCTTCAGCGACGGCGGACGCTATCTCGACCCCGACGACGCGATCGCGCACGGCCGCCGCCTGCGCGCGGAGGGCGCCGGCATCGTCGACGTCGGCGGCGAGTCCACGCGCCCCGGCGCGGAGCGCGTCGACCCGCGCCTCGAACGCGAGCGGGTGCTCCCCGTGGTCACCGCGCTCGCGGGCGACGGCATCGTCGTCAGCATCGACACGATGAACGCCGAGACCGCCGTGGCCGCCGCGGCCGCCGGCGCGCGCTACGTCAACGACGTCTCCGGCGGGCTCGCCGACCCCGAGATTCTCGCCGCCGTCGCGGGCACCGACGCCGACATCGTGCTCGGCCACTGGCGCGGCCCCTCCGGCGACATGTACGCGACCGCCGTCTACGACGACGTCGCCCGCGAGGTCGCCGCCGAGCTGACCGGCCGCGTCGAGGCGGCCGCCGCCGCGGGCATCCCCCCGGCGCGCATCGTGCTCGACCCCGGCATCGGCTTCGGCAAGCGCGGTGCGCAGAACTGGCAGACGCTGCGCGCCCTGCCGCAGCTGACGAGTCTCGGACCGCGCGTGCTGATCGGCACGAGCCGCAAGCGCTTCCTCGCCGACGCGCTCGGCGACGACCCGTCCATCGAGCGACGAGACCTCGCGACGGCGGTGACGAGCGTGCTCGCCGCGCGCGCCGGCGTCTGGGGCGTGCGTGTGCACGATGTCGCCGCCACCCGCGACGCCCTGCGCGTCGCCGAACTGTGGGAGTCGCCGTGGACGTCGTAGACGAGATCACCATGACGGGGCTGCGCGTGTTCGGCCGCCACGGCGTGTTCGACCACGAGCGCCGCGACGGCCAGGAGTTCGTGATCGACCTCACCTTGGGCGTCGCGACCACCGCCGCCGCCGCATCCGACGACGTGGCCGACACCGTCCACTACGGCGAGCTCGCCGAGCGGGTCGCCGCGGTCGTCGCGGGCGAGCCCGTGAACCTCATCGAGACGCTCGCGCAGCGGATCGCCGACGCCGCGCTGAGCGACGAGCGCGTGCAGATCGTCACCGTCACCGTGCACAAGCCGTCCGCGCCGATCACGGTGCCCTTCGACGACGTGTCCGTCACGATCCGGCGATCGCGGCCGCTCTCCCGGCCGGCCGGATTCGCCGCGGGACCGCGATGAGCGCCCCCGTGGCCGTGGTCGCGGCGGGGTCGAACCTCGGCGATCGCGTCGAGACGCTCGAGTCGGCGTTCCGCGAGCTCGCCGCGCTCCCGCTCGTCGACCACGTGCGCGTCTCGCGCGCGCTGGAGACCGTCGCAGTGCGCCCCGACGGCGAGGACGCCGACGCGCCCCGCTACCTCAACGCCGTCGCGCTCGTGCGGACGCGCCTCGCGCCGAGCGTGCTCCTGCTCGAGCTGCACCGCATCGAGGCGCGGCACGGCCGGGAGCGGCGCGAGCGGTGGGGCGACCGCACGCTCGACCTCGACCTCGTCGCGTGGGGCGACGTGCGCTCCGACGACGCACGGCTCGTGCTGCCGCATCCGCGTGCCGCCGAGCGCCTCTTCGTGCTCGCACCGTGGCTCGAGCTCGACCCCGACGCGGTGCTGCCCCGCGCCGGCCGCGTCGCCGACCTCGTCGCGCGCCTCCGGGAGGACGGATGAAGCGCACCGGCGCCGGTGTCCTCCTCCTCGTCGCGGCGCTCGGCATCGCGGCCGGCTTCGCGCTCGACAACGTGCTGACCGCGATGGGGCGCCCGACGTTCACGCCCGCGGTGAGCCTGCCGATCCTGCTGCTGCTCCTCGGCGGCATCGTGCTGGCCCTCGCCATCCCGATCTTCCGCGCCACCCGCGGCCGGGCACCGGGGCCGGTCAACCCGTTCCGGGCCCTGCGCATCGCGATCCTCGCCAAGGCGTCCTCCATCGTCGGCGCGGTGACCGGGGGACTCGCCGTGGGGCTGCTCGCGTTCGTCCTGACTCGCCCGGCGACACCGTCGCTAGGCTCGTTGGGAACGGTCATCGCGACCGCGGTGTGCGCAGTGGTGCTCGTCGCGGCGGGGCTGATCGCCGAACAGCTGTGCACCCTGCGGAAGGACGACGATGACGACGAGCCCGGCGGGCCCTCCTCCGGAGTCGACGACGCCCTCCGCTGACGACGACGCGATCCTGGACCGCGCGACGTTCGAGCGCATCCGCGAACCCCGCGGTGCCGCGCGGCTGCCGCTCGGCGACGGCACGTGGCACCAGCTGGCGCGCGCGTATGTCACCGTGCGGCTGATCTCCACCGCCGCGCTGCTCGCGGTCGTGATCGCGGCCGGCTTCGCCGCGCAGACGTGGTCCGGCACGCCGTGGCCGTGGATCCCGGCAGGAGTCATCGCCGCCGGCTGCGTGTGGACCCTCGCGATCACGCCGCGCCAGGCGCGGTCGTACGGCTACCAGCTGCGCCGCGACGACCTCGTGTTCCGCCGCGGCATCCTGTGGCAGCGCATGGTGGCGGTGCCCTACGGGCGGATGCAGCTGATCGACATCACCCACGGACCGCTCGACCGCGGCTTCGGCATCGCGCAGGTGAAGCTCGTCACCGCCGCCGCGACGACCGGTGTCGTGATCCCCGGGCTCACGCAGGAGGCGGCCGAGCGCCTGCGCGACACCCTCATCGACGTGGCCGAGACCCGTCGGACCGGCCTGTGAGCGACGTCCCGCTCCCCGACGCGCCGCCGAGCTCGCCTGCCGCGCTGCCGAGCTCTCCTGCCGCGCCGCCCGCCGAGGATGTGCGCTCGCCGCTCAGCGACGGCGAGTGGCATCGGCTGCATCCGCTGTCACCGCTCCTGCGCGGCGGCCTGTTCCTCCTCGTCGTGATCGGCCTCGTCGTGGCGAACCTGCGCGAGCGCCTCGTCGAGTGGTTCCTGCCGGCGCTCCTGCCCGACGGCGGCGGGGAGGCGCCGCCCGATCCGGTCGACTACGTCCTCGACCACGGCCTGCTGCTGGTCGCGGGTCTCGTGGTGCTCGGCGCGCTGCTCGTGCTGCTGGGCATCTTCTGGCTCTCGTGGCGCTTCCACACCTTCCGGATCACCGGCGACGACGTCGAGGTGCGCTCGGGCGTGCTCTTCCGCACGCACCGGCGTGCGCCGCTCGATCGCGTGCAGGGCGTCAACCTCGTCCGACCGCTCGTCGCGCGGCTGCTGGGCCTGGCCAAGCTCGAGGTGGTCGGCGCCGGCACCGACGGCAACGTCAAGCTCGAGTACCTCTCCACCACGCACGCCGACACGGTGCGCGCCGACATCCTGCGGCTCGCGTCGGGGCGGCGCCTCGCCGAGGCGCGGTCGGCGTCGGCGGATGCGGCGGCACCCCGCGGCCGTGTGCAGCAGGCCGCGGGCGTGGTCGGCGCCGGCATCGCCGGCCTCATCGACGGCGAGGACACCGACGTCGCGCCCGAGTCGGTGGTGCGGATCCCGCCGGCGCGGCTCGCCGCCTCGCGCGTGCTCAGCGGCTCGGTGCTCGGGCTCGCCGTCATCGTCGCGGTCGTGGCCGCCGGCGCGATCTGGCAGGTGCCGTGGCTGCTCTTCACGTTCATCCCGGCCCTCCTCGGCTTCCTCGCCTACGCGGTCCGCTCGTTCGTGAAGGCGCTGCGGTACTCGATCGCCCCCACGTCCAGCGGCGTCCGGGTGACCTTCGGGCTGTTCACGACCGTCACCGAGATCCTCCCGCCCGGCCGTGTCCACGCGCTCGAGGTGCGCCAGTCGCTGTTGTGGCGCCCGTTCGGCTGGTGGACGATCACCGTCAACCGCATCTCCGGCCGCGCGTCGAGCGACACCTCCACCGAGCAGCTGACCACCGTGCTGCCCGTCGGCACCCGCGCCGACGTCGAGCGCGTGCTCGGGCTGCTGCTGCCCGACGTGAACGACGACGAGCGGCGCCTCGTGCTCGACAGCGGCATCGACGTCGGCATCGGCGGCCCGCGCGCCGACGACCCCTTCACGACGACGCCCCGGCGCGGCCGTGTGCTGCGGCCGCTGTCGTGGCGCCGCAACGGCATCGCGCTCGCCGACGACGTCCTCGTGATGCGCCGCGGCGTCGTGTGGCGCACGCTGACCGTGGTCCCCCTCGCGCGGATGCAGAGCATCGGCCTCGAGCAGGGTCCGCTCGCACGCGCGCTGCGGCTCGCGAGCCTCACGGCGCACGTCGTCGCCGGCAGCGCCACCACCTCGCTCGGCGCCCTCGACCGCGACGACGCCGTCGCGATGTTCGCGCGCACCGCCGAGGCCGCGGTCTCCGCCGCCGCATCCGACCGCACGCACCGGTGGGCGCGATGAGCCGCGTGCGCGACGGGCGGCTCGGCGTCGGCGTGATCGGCGGCGGGCGCGTGGGCACCGTCGTCGGAGCGGCCCTGCGCGGCGCCGGGCACGCGTTCATCGGCATCACCGCCGCATCCGACTCCGACCGCCTGGACGCGCTGCTGCCGGGAGTCGACGTCCTCCCCGCCGACGAGGTGGCGCGCCGCGCGGAGCTCGTCGTCGTCGCCGTGCCCCACGACATCCTCCCCGACGTCGTGGCCGGCCTCGCCGACGTCGGGGCGTGGCAGCCGGGGCAGCTCGTCATGCACGTCGACGCCGCATACGGATACGGCGTGCTGGAGCCGGCGCTGCGCAGCGGCGCGATCCCGCTCGCGGTGCACCCGGCGATCAGCTTCACCGGCACGTCGATCGATCTGCGCCAGCTCGCGCAGGGCTATGCCGCGGTCACCGCCCCGGCGCCGGTGCTGCCCATCGCGCAGGCGCTCGCCGTCGAGCTCGGCTGCGAGCCCGTCGTGATCGCCGAGGCCGACCGTCCCGCGTACGCCGAGGCGATCGCCACGGCCACCCAGTTCTCGCGGTCGATCGTGCAGCAGGCGGCGGGGCTGCTCGCGGGCGTGGGGGTGGCGAACCCGGGCGGCTACCTGTCGGCGCTCGTGCGTTCGACGGTCGATCAGGCGCTCGCCGAGAGCACGCCGGCCGGGCCGGACGCGCTGCCCCCGGACGCTACGATCGACGGATGATCAGCACCGTCGCGGGCTTGCGCGCCGCGCTCGCCGAGATCCGCGACGGTCGGTCCGCCGGCTCCGGCGCACCCGCGGTCGCGTTGCTGTCGACCCTCGGCGCCCTGCACGACGGGCACATCGACCTCGTCCGGCTCGCGCAGGAGAGCGCCGACGTCGTCGTGGTGTCGCGCTTCGTCAATCCGCTGCGCTTCCGCACCCGCGACGACGCCGCGGCGTACCCGCAGAGCCCGCGCGAGGACGACGAGCTGCTCGAGTCGCTCGAGGTGGACGTCGTGTTCGCGCCGACCGCGGACGAGCTCCTGCCCGCCGGGTTCGCGACCACGCGCGTGAGCGCGGGAGATCTGGGCCTGCGTCACGAGGGGCGCGCGCGGCCGTACTACTTCGAGGGCCTCCTCACCGTCGAGGCGATCCTGTTCCATCTCGTGCAGCCGCAGGTCGCCGTCTACGGAGAACGCGACCTGCAGCGCGTGTTCCTCGTGCGGCGGATGATCCGCGACCTGTTCTTCGACGTCCGGGTGGTCACGGGGCCGACCGTGCGCGCCGACGACGGCCTGCCGATCTCGTCGCGCATCGCCCTGCTGGACGCCGACGACCGCCGCGCCGCGGCCAAGCTCACGCAGGCGCTCGACGCCGCCGCATCCACCGCCGACCGCGGTGTCGACGCATGCATCGCGGCCGCGCAGTCCGCCCTCATGGGCGAGCCGCGCATCCGTCTGGAGTACCTCACCGTGGTCGACCCGGCGACCTTCCTCCCCGTCGACGAGGGCCATGCCGGGCGGGCGACCGCCCTCATCGCCGCGACGGTCGGTGGGCACCGCTTCATCGACAACACCGACATCTACGTGCACTGACGGCCCGCGGGCGGCGCCGCGGCCGCCGGTAGACTCGGAAGGACCCCGAGGAGAACTTCCGATGACCGACGCGCCCGCGAACGACGCCGCTGACGAGCCCTCCGAGGAGGACGTCTTCGAGCAGAAGGCCGTACGCCTGGCCAAGCGCGAGCGGCTGCTCGCGGAGCGGGCGGATGCGGCGGGCGGGCCGTACCCCGTGACGGTGCCGGTGACGGACACGATCGCCGACGTCCGCGCGCGCTACGGCGACCTCGAGGCCGGGGCCGAGACGGGCGTGACGGTCGGGGTCGCCGGCCGGGTCGTCTTCAGCCGGAACACCGGCAAGCTGTGCTTCGCGTCGCTGCAGGCCGGCGACGGCAGCCGCATCCAGGCGATGGTCTCGCTCGCGAACGTCGGCGAGGAGTCGCTCCAGCAGTGGAAGGAGCTCGTCGACCTCGGCGACCACGTGTTCGTCTCGGGTGAGGTGGTCTCCAGCCGTCGCGGAGAGCTGTCGATCATGGTGAGCGAGTGGGCGATCGCGGCGAAGGCCGTGCTGCCGCTGCCGAACATGTATGCGGAGCTGAGCGAGGAGAGCCGCGTGCGCAGCCGGTTCCTCGACCTCATCGTGCGCGACCGTGCGCGCGAGACGGTCGTCGCGCGCGCGAAGGTCAACGCGAGCCTGCGGCGCACGTTCGCCGAGCGTGACTTCCTCGAGGTCGAGACCCCGATGCTGCAGGTGCAGCCCGGCGGCGCGAGCGCGCGGCCGTTCGTGACGCACTCGAACGCGTTCGACGCGGAGCTGTATCTGCGCATCGCCCCCGAGCTGTACCTCAAGCGCGCCGTGGTCGGCGGCATCGAGCGCGTGTTCGAGATCAACCGCAACTTCCGCAACGAGGGCGCCGACTCCACGCACAGTCCCGAGTTCGCGATGCTCGAGGCCTACCAGGCGTACACGGACTACAACGGCATCGCCGACCTCACGCAGGCCCTCGTCCAGGACGCGGCGATCGCCGTGGCCGGCTCGACGACGGTGACGTGGGCCGACGGCACCGAGTACGACCTCGGCGGCGAGTGGGACCGCCTGTCCATGTACGACTCGCTCAACGACGCGCTCGCCCGGGAGCTCCCCGGCACTGCCCCTGTGACGCCGCAGACGGGGCTCGACGAGCTGCGCGCCATCGGCGCGGCGGCCGGCGCCGACGCACCCGCGCATGAGACCCACGGCAAGTGGGTCGAGGAGCTGTGGGAGCACTTCGTGAAGCCTGGGCTCACCCGCCCGACGTTCGTGATGGACTTCCCCCTCGACACGAGCCCGCTCGTCCGCGAGCACCGGTCGATCCCGGGCGTCGTGGAGAAGTGGGACCTGTATGTGCGCGGCTTCGAGCTCGCCACCGGATACTCCGAGCTCGTCGACCCGGTGATCCAGCGCGAGCGCTTCACCGAGCAGGCCAAGCTCGCCGCGCGCGGCGACGACGAGGCGATGCGCATCGACGAGGAGTTCCTGCGGGCCCTCGAGCACGGCATGCCGCCGAGCGGAGGCATGGGCATGGGGATCGATCGGCTGCTCATGGCCATCACGGGGCTCGGCATCCGCGAGACGATCCTCTTCCCGCTCGTCAAGTAGCCGACCGCTCGTAGACCCACTCCGGCAGGTGTGCGGCGTCGACCATCGCGTGCACGATCGCGGCGAGTCCGTGCGCCGGGTCGATCTCGAGCGCCCATGCCGCGTACTGCGCGGCGTGCGTCGAGCGGCCCACCGCCCACGCGAGCCACGCGCACGCCGACAGGGCGCCGGGGCGGAGGGCGCGGGGGGCGACGGCGGCGAGCCGGCGGGTCAGCGCGAGGGCACCGAGCAGGCGCACAGGGTCGGGCTGAGGGCCCTCGCCCCACATCGGAGCGGCGAGCTCTTCGGGGTACGGGGCGCCGTCGCTCCAGCGCATCTGCGCGTCGAACGCCGCGTCGCCGGCAGCCAGGTCGGCGAACCACTGCATGAGGGCCACGTCGCGCAGGCCCGGGCGGTCGAGGCACCACACGAGCGCGGCCGCGTCGTACGGATCGAGGCGGTCGGCGGCCTCGGCGAGCGCGTCTTCGAACAGCAGCGGCACGTCGTCGAGGCGGCACACGGTCGCGAGCGCCTGCGGTCGGATGCGCTCGCGCTCCCCACCGCCCGCTGTCTCCCCGTTCGGCCGTGCCGTGTCCGTTTCGTCGCCGAAGAGCGCCGTCATGGCGTGACCGATCTCGTCGAGCGCACGCGCCACCCGCTCCTTCGCCGCGAGGTCGGCCGGCGGCAGCTCCGCACCCGAGGCCTGATCGCCGCCGACCGGCGGAAGGCCCGTGGTCGCCGCGTCGGCGGCGCGGATCTCGGCCGCCGCGTGGATGCGCGCCGGCTCGGCGTACGCGACCCACGCGTCGTGGCCGACGCACAGCGCGTCGGTGATCCGCAGGCCGCACATGTCCGCGCGCTGGAGCACCTCCGCCACGAGCGCAGACGCGGGCACGGCCGCGCCGGCGGCGACGGGATCGTCGGTGTAGACGACGAGGGCGACGGCGTCGGCGTGGCGCACCTTGCACACCATGCCGATGGCCGTGGCGCTCATGCTCTCGCGCTCGAGCGGGGGCAGGTCGTCCGGAGGCAGGTCCAGGCGCAGCGCGCCGAGCGTGCGGCTGTCCTCGAACGGGATCAGCACGAGGCTGCGCACCGGGCGGTAGCCGATGAGGTGCGGCACGAGGGCCAGGAAGTCGGCGGCGCCGGCCGCCCGGATCACAGTGGTCATGGCGGCCAGCGTGCGCGGGGGACGGCGATCGAGCGGCGCCGGGTCGCCGCATCCGGGGACAACCGCGGCCGCGGGCGCGCGGGGGACGACGAGTCGGGACGGACGTATCCTGGAGGGGTGGATGCCTACTGGAGTGCCGTGATCTGGTCGCTGCTGCCGACCGTCGCGGTGTCGGTGCTGTTCTTCTTCATCCTCCGCGGGATCCTCCGCATGGACCGCACCGAGCGCAAGGCTTACGCGCGGGTCGAGGCCGAGGAGCGCGCCAAGCGCGGCCTGCCGCCGGTGGATTCCGCCGCCTCCGAGCGCTGACGCCGCGCGCGCGGCCCGTCTGAGCGGCCGCGTCCGCCCCGTTCGATACGCTGGGGGAGCTTCGGACGGGGGTGCAGGTGGTCGACGTCACCTTCGACGCCACATGGTGGGTCGTCGTACTCCTCATCGTGGATGTGACGATCCGCATCACCGCGCTCATCATCGTCCCGCGCAACCGCCGACCCACCGCCGCCATGGCGTGGCTGCTCGCCATCTACTTCATCCCGTACGTCGGCGTGCTGCTGTTCCTGCTGATCGGCAACCCCCGGCTGCCCCGCAAGCTCCGGCGCAAGCAGAGCGCGATCAACGACTACATCCGCGAGACGAGCGCGTCGCTCGAGTTCGGCACGCTGCGCCCGAACGCGCCGGCCTGGTTCCGCTCGCTCGTGCACCTCAACCGCAACCTCGGCGCGATGCCGATCGCCGGCGACAACGGCGCGACGCTCATCTCCGACTACGAGCGGAGCATCGCCGAGATGGCCGCCGCGATCCGACGCGCCGAGCGCTACGTGCACGTCGAGTTCTACATCCTGCAGTCGGATGCGACGACCGACGACTTCTTCCGCGCGCTCGAGGAGGTCGCCGCCCGCGGCGTCGTCGTGCGCGTGCTGCTGGACCACTGGGCCAACCGCGGCAAGCCGTACTACCGCAAGACGCTGCGGCGCCTGAGCGCGATGGGTGCGCACTGGCATCTGCTGCTCCCCGTGCAACCGCTCCGCGGCCGATACCAGCGACCCGACCTGCGCAATCACCGCAAGCTCCTCGTCGTCGACGGCGTCGTCGCGTACATGGGCTCGCAGAACGTCACGGATTCGACGTACAACCTCCGAAAGAACATCCGCCGCGGCCTGCACTGGGTCGACCTCATGGTGCGGGTCGAGGGGCCGGTCGTCGCGAGCATCAACGCCGTGTTCCTCTCGGACTGGTACAGCGAGACCGACGAGGTGCTCACCGACGAGATCGACCTGTTCTCCGTCCGGTCCGGCCCCGGCGACCTCGACTGCCAGATCGTGCCGTCCGGCCCCGGCTTCGACTTCCAGAACAACCTCAAGCTGTTCCTCGGGCTGCTCTTCGCCGCCCGCGAGCGCATCATCATCGTGAGCCCCTACTTCGTGCCCGACGAGGCTCTGCTGCTCGCCATCACGACCGCGTGCCAGCGCGGTGTGCACGTCGAGCTGTTCGTGTCGGAGGAGGGCGACCAGGCTCTCGTCTACCACGCGCAGCGCAGCTACTACGAGGCGCTGCTGCGTGCGGGCGTGCACATCTGGATGTATCCGAAGCCCTACATCCTGCACTCGAAGAGCCTCACGATCGACGACGAGGTGGGCGTCATCGGGTCGAGCAACATGGACATGCGCTCGTTCGGTCTGAACCTGGAGATCTCGATGCTCGTGCGCGGCGAGGAGTTCGTGCGCGACATGCGGGTCGTCGAGGGCCGGTACCGCGACCTCAGCCGCCGTCTCACCCTCGAGGAGTGGCTCAACCAGCCGCTGCGCTCGACGCTGCTCGACAACCTGGCGCGTCTCACCTCCGCCCTGCAGTGACCGGCGGATGCGGCGCCGCCGCCGCATCCGGAATCGTGACGTGCGCGTTACCGGATCCGTCGCCTCCACCCAGGTCGGCTCGCGAGGATGGAAGCCCGCGATTTCCCCCGGAGGTTCCATGTCCGTTCGCGCACGCATGCTCCCCGCCGCCCTGGTCGCGGGGCTCCTCGGTCTCGGCGCGCTCGCGGGCTGCGCGACCGGCGGCCCTGCCGGTCCCGTCGACGTGTCGCCCTCGAGGCCCGGGGCGTCGACACCGGCGGAGGTCGAGGTGTCGGCGGCCTGGCTGGACGGCGGCGACATGATCGGTGTGCTGCTGCGCGGCAGCTCCACGTGTCCGCCGCTCGCCGAGCAGGTCGAGGTGGAGGACGGTGTCGTGCAGGTGTCGCTCGTCGACCGCGACGGCGCGTGCACGCGCGATGCGGTGCTGCGCGGTATCGCCGTGCCGACACCCGAGGGCGTCGACACCGCCGCCGACGTGCCGATCGAGATCCGCGGCGACAGCTACACCGGCCGGACGACGCTCGCCGCGGCGCCCGGTCTCACGCCCGCCGGCGGCCTGGAGGCGGCGCAGCCGAGCGCCGGATGGGCCGGCGCCGACACGATCGCGCTCCTCACGTGGGGCTCATCGAGCTGCCCGCCCGCCATCGCGGATGCGGCGGTCTCGGCGCCCGGCGAGATCGCCGTCACGCTCGCGACCCCGCCCGCCGACCAGATCTGCACGGCCGACATGGCGCCGCGCGTGACGGTCGTGCCGATCGGGGGCGCCGAGCCCGGCACGGCCTACGACCTCGTGCTCACCGGCGGCGCCGCATCCGCCGCCCCCGCCCCGACCCGCATCGCCGTCGCCGGCACCCCGTAGCTCGCCCGCCGCGCACTCCTCCCTCCGTTCGCTCGTCGTATATCCGCGCCTCGACACGGTTTCGACGCGGATATACGCCGAGCGAGCGGTGGGCACCCCTCCTGCACAGCCGCGCGCGGCGAGGTGTGGTGCACGGGATCGGGGCGCCGCGCCCGTGAGGCGGGCGGCGGTGACACCGTCGGGGGATGCGCCGGCTCGACGATCTCCCCGACGCGTTCCCGGTGTCGGCGGGGCGCGCGGCGGGATGGGCGGCGTCGACGCTCGACTCGGCGCGCTTCGAGCGTCCGTTCCATGGCGTGCGCCAGGTGCCGAGCGACGAGCCGCTCAGCCCGCTCGAGGCGCACATCCGCCGCGTCGTCGCCTTCGCATCCGCCGCGAGCGCAGAGGAATTCGTCAGTCACATCAGCGCCGCGGCGGCGTGGGGAATGCCGCTGCCGCCCGGGCTTCCCGGCGACGACATCGACATCAGCGTGCTTCTGC
This genomic window contains:
- a CDS encoding pantoate--beta-alanine ligase, yielding MISTVAGLRAALAEIRDGRSAGSGAPAVALLSTLGALHDGHIDLVRLAQESADVVVVSRFVNPLRFRTRDDAAAYPQSPREDDELLESLEVDVVFAPTADELLPAGFATTRVSAGDLGLRHEGRARPYYFEGLLTVEAILFHLVQPQVAVYGERDLQRVFLVRRMIRDLFFDVRVVTGPTVRADDGLPISSRIALLDADDRRAAAKLTQALDAAASTADRGVDACIAAAQSALMGEPRIRLEYLTVVDPATFLPVDEGHAGRATALIAATVGGHRFIDNTDIYVH
- a CDS encoding DUF2520 domain-containing protein; translation: MSRVRDGRLGVGVIGGGRVGTVVGAALRGAGHAFIGITAASDSDRLDALLPGVDVLPADEVARRAELVVVAVPHDILPDVVAGLADVGAWQPGQLVMHVDAAYGYGVLEPALRSGAIPLAVHPAISFTGTSIDLRQLAQGYAAVTAPAPVLPIAQALAVELGCEPVVIAEADRPAYAEAIATATQFSRSIVQQAAGLLAGVGVANPGGYLSALVRSTVDQALAESTPAGPDALPPDATIDG
- the lysS gene encoding lysine--tRNA ligase, whose product is MTDAPANDAADEPSEEDVFEQKAVRLAKRERLLAERADAAGGPYPVTVPVTDTIADVRARYGDLEAGAETGVTVGVAGRVVFSRNTGKLCFASLQAGDGSRIQAMVSLANVGEESLQQWKELVDLGDHVFVSGEVVSSRRGELSIMVSEWAIAAKAVLPLPNMYAELSEESRVRSRFLDLIVRDRARETVVARAKVNASLRRTFAERDFLEVETPMLQVQPGGASARPFVTHSNAFDAELYLRIAPELYLKRAVVGGIERVFEINRNFRNEGADSTHSPEFAMLEAYQAYTDYNGIADLTQALVQDAAIAVAGSTTVTWADGTEYDLGGEWDRLSMYDSLNDALARELPGTAPVTPQTGLDELRAIGAAAGADAPAHETHGKWVEELWEHFVKPGLTRPTFVMDFPLDTSPLVREHRSIPGVVEKWDLYVRGFELATGYSELVDPVIQRERFTEQAKLAARGDDEAMRIDEEFLRALEHGMPPSGGMGMGIDRLLMAITGLGIRETILFPLVK
- a CDS encoding DUF4192 family protein is translated as MTTVIRAAGAADFLALVPHLIGYRPVRSLVLIPFEDSRTLGALRLDLPPDDLPPLERESMSATAIGMVCKVRHADAVALVVYTDDPVAAGAAVPASALVAEVLQRADMCGLRITDALCVGHDAWVAYAEPARIHAAAEIRAADAATTGLPPVGGDQASGAELPPADLAAKERVARALDEIGHAMTALFGDETDTARPNGETAGGGERERIRPQALATVCRLDDVPLLFEDALAEAADRLDPYDAAALVWCLDRPGLRDVALMQWFADLAAGDAAFDAQMRWSDGAPYPEELAAPMWGEGPQPDPVRLLGALALTRRLAAVAPRALRPGALSACAWLAWAVGRSTHAAQYAAWALEIDPAHGLAAIVHAMVDAAHLPEWVYERSAT
- the folP gene encoding dihydropteroate synthase; the protein is MSVIMGIVNATPDSFSDGGRYLDPDDAIAHGRRLRAEGAGIVDVGGESTRPGAERVDPRLERERVLPVVTALAGDGIVVSIDTMNAETAVAAAAAGARYVNDVSGGLADPEILAAVAGTDADIVLGHWRGPSGDMYATAVYDDVAREVAAELTGRVEAAAAAGIPPARIVLDPGIGFGKRGAQNWQTLRALPQLTSLGPRVLIGTSRKRFLADALGDDPSIERRDLATAVTSVLAARAGVWGVRVHDVAATRDALRVAELWESPWTS
- a CDS encoding DUF3180 family protein — encoded protein: MKRTGAGVLLLVAALGIAAGFALDNVLTAMGRPTFTPAVSLPILLLLLGGIVLALAIPIFRATRGRAPGPVNPFRALRIAILAKASSIVGAVTGGLAVGLLAFVLTRPATPSLGSLGTVIATAVCAVVLVAAGLIAEQLCTLRKDDDDDEPGGPSSGVDDALR
- the cls gene encoding cardiolipin synthase, coding for MVDVTFDATWWVVVLLIVDVTIRITALIIVPRNRRPTAAMAWLLAIYFIPYVGVLLFLLIGNPRLPRKLRRKQSAINDYIRETSASLEFGTLRPNAPAWFRSLVHLNRNLGAMPIAGDNGATLISDYERSIAEMAAAIRRAERYVHVEFYILQSDATTDDFFRALEEVAARGVVVRVLLDHWANRGKPYYRKTLRRLSAMGAHWHLLLPVQPLRGRYQRPDLRNHRKLLVVDGVVAYMGSQNVTDSTYNLRKNIRRGLHWVDLMVRVEGPVVASINAVFLSDWYSETDEVLTDEIDLFSVRSGPGDLDCQIVPSGPGFDFQNNLKLFLGLLFAARERIIIVSPYFVPDEALLLAITTACQRGVHVELFVSEEGDQALVYHAQRSYYEALLRAGVHIWMYPKPYILHSKSLTIDDEVGVIGSSNMDMRSFGLNLEISMLVRGEEFVRDMRVVEGRYRDLSRRLTLEEWLNQPLRSTLLDNLARLTSALQ
- the folB gene encoding dihydroneopterin aldolase, which produces MDVVDEITMTGLRVFGRHGVFDHERRDGQEFVIDLTLGVATTAAAASDDVADTVHYGELAERVAAVVAGEPVNLIETLAQRIADAALSDERVQIVTVTVHKPSAPITVPFDDVSVTIRRSRPLSRPAGFAAGPR
- the folK gene encoding 2-amino-4-hydroxy-6-hydroxymethyldihydropteridine diphosphokinase, which gives rise to MSAPVAVVAAGSNLGDRVETLESAFRELAALPLVDHVRVSRALETVAVRPDGEDADAPRYLNAVALVRTRLAPSVLLLELHRIEARHGRERRERWGDRTLDLDLVAWGDVRSDDARLVLPHPRAAERLFVLAPWLELDPDAVLPRAGRVADLVARLREDG
- a CDS encoding PH domain-containing protein; protein product: MTTSPAGPPPESTTPSADDDAILDRATFERIREPRGAARLPLGDGTWHQLARAYVTVRLISTAALLAVVIAAGFAAQTWSGTPWPWIPAGVIAAGCVWTLAITPRQARSYGYQLRRDDLVFRRGILWQRMVAVPYGRMQLIDITHGPLDRGFGIAQVKLVTAAATTGVVIPGLTQEAAERLRDTLIDVAETRRTGL
- a CDS encoding PH domain-containing protein: MSDVPLPDAPPSSPAALPSSPAAPPAEDVRSPLSDGEWHRLHPLSPLLRGGLFLLVVIGLVVANLRERLVEWFLPALLPDGGGEAPPDPVDYVLDHGLLLVAGLVVLGALLVLLGIFWLSWRFHTFRITGDDVEVRSGVLFRTHRRAPLDRVQGVNLVRPLVARLLGLAKLEVVGAGTDGNVKLEYLSTTHADTVRADILRLASGRRLAEARSASADAAAPRGRVQQAAGVVGAGIAGLIDGEDTDVAPESVVRIPPARLAASRVLSGSVLGLAVIVAVVAAGAIWQVPWLLFTFIPALLGFLAYAVRSFVKALRYSIAPTSSGVRVTFGLFTTVTEILPPGRVHALEVRQSLLWRPFGWWTITVNRISGRASSDTSTEQLTTVLPVGTRADVERVLGLLLPDVNDDERRLVLDSGIDVGIGGPRADDPFTTTPRRGRVLRPLSWRRNGIALADDVLVMRRGVVWRTLTVVPLARMQSIGLEQGPLARALRLASLTAHVVAGSATTSLGALDRDDAVAMFARTAEAAVSAAASDRTHRWAR